In Nomia melanderi isolate GNS246 chromosome 4, iyNomMela1, whole genome shotgun sequence, the following are encoded in one genomic region:
- the Alg10 gene encoding alpha-1,2-glucosyltransferase Alg10: MTNVPVKVQESRVLQKFAILLLSSCVVILFLYLNHVQPYYFIDEVFHVPQTLQYCAGNFTQWDSKITTLPGLYLLATLILSPLNICTIFYMRCINLLGTFANFYLAYNIIKHIAIIRETKRWDNWKNLMVASNVMLFPPLFFWHFLYYTDVVSVNAVLLMLLLHLRKKFIMAAVIGLSSIIIRQTNIVWVAFVALELFLNLLDPKEHDKSMLSQECNSFVHLRLLWKKVMEEASRGWAAFSKFISEIIIRLLPYATVCVTFLGFIFWNKGIVVGDRTAHVPTIHIPQLFYFSAFVSCFLWPYTIIHWKSYLNFIRAHWIVHSCLLVVFVLIVRFDTLVHPYMLADNRHYLFYFWNKLMGRYELFKYLLIPVYSFTLYAMFHRMGHLKFATRINYIFVVSVVLIPQLLIEPRYFITPYILYRLLLEEPSGWQIIMETVTTLAVNFVQFYIFVSKTFYWNDEIHPQRISW; encoded by the exons ATGACGAACGTTCCGGTGAAAGTTCAAGAGTCTCGAGTTCTACAAAAATTTGCAATCTTACTGCTGTCCTCGTGTGTCGTTATATTATTCCTTTATCTGAATCATGTGCAACCGTATTATTTCATTGACGAGGTTTTCCACGTACCTCAAACATTGCAGTATTGTGCCGGAAATTTTACACAG TGGGATTCGAAAATTACCACCTTGCCTGGGTTGTACTTGCTCGCAACCCTAATATTGTCGCCTCTGAATATTTGTACCATCTTTTACATGAGATGCATCAATTTACTCGGAACGTTTGCCAATTTTTATCTCGCTTATAATATAATCAAACATATTGCAATAATTCGTGAAACGAAAAGATGGGACAATTGGAAAAACCTGATGGTGGCTTCTAACGTTATGCTTTTCCCACCTTTGTTCTTCTGGCATTTTCTGTACTATACCGATGTTGTCTCCGTTAATGCAGTATTATTAATGCTATTGCTACATTTACGTAAAAAGTTTATAATGGCAGCCGTTATAG GTCTGTCGTCTATAATAATTCGGCAAACGAATATCGTTTGGGTCGCGTTCGTTGCCTTGGAGCTTTTTCTCAATTTATTAGATCCAAAAGAACACGATAAATCAATGCTATCGCAAGAGTGTAATTCGTTTGTCCACTTGAGA CTACTGTGGAAAAAGGTAATGGAAGAAGCGTCTCGCGGATGGGCTGCGTTTTCCAAATTTATTAGTGAAATTATTATACGGTTGCTTCCATACGCAACCGTATGTGTAACATTTCTTGGATTTATCTTTTGGAACAAGGGTATAGTGGTAGGAGATCGTACAGCTCATGTTCCGACCATTCATATTCCAcagttattctatttttccgcTTTCGTTTCTTGCTTCTTATGGCCGTATAcgataattcattggaaatcaTACTTAAACTTTATTCGAGCACACTGGATCGTTCATAGCTGTCTTTTAGTAGTTTTCGTTCTAATAGTTCGTTTCGACACTCTCGTTCATCCGTACATGTTAGCCGACAATAGGCATTACTTATTTTACTTTTGGAATAAGTTAATGGGAAGATACGAGTTATTCAAGTATCTGTTAATACCTGTTTACTCGTTTACCTTGTACGCTATGTTTCATAGAATGGGACATTTAAAGTTTGCAACGcggattaattatattttcgtgGTATCCGTGGTTCTTATTCCTCAGCTGCTGATAGAACCACGCTATTTCATTACGCCGTACATTCTGTATCGCTTGTTACTCGAAGAACCTAGTGGCTGGCAAATTATTATGGAAACCGTAACTACGTTAGCAGTGAATTTTGtacaattctatatttttgttagcAAGACATTTTATTGGAACGACGAAATTCATCCTCAAAGGATATCATGGTGA